From Topomyia yanbarensis strain Yona2022 chromosome 1, ASM3024719v1, whole genome shotgun sequence, one genomic window encodes:
- the LOC131675904 gene encoding zinc finger protein 433-like, whose protein sequence is MKQNSSKGEKGSDGLPLKKDRSLPIRNRCPYCNKDFTDKYLMTTHIRWYTRRKPLQVCPHCSKTFTQSITLKIHARLHTRENSVRVQILRPRVHSILQSDGAPANPTQPDNGTGREVDVLPEHKCRVCSKVYRSAKSFRLHEKLHATRKLFDCGKKYNTYVAKCKASNTDVKEKMYSCKIYSQTFKQQQSGVYHMSNKNNHKRFDRGFERSGDGRRRGNLPKLK, encoded by the exons ATGAAACAAAATAGTTCGAAGGGAGAAAAGGGATCTGACGGTTTGCCGCTAAAGAAGGATCGTTCATTACCCATTCGGAACCGATGTCCATATTGTAATAAAGATTTTACGGACAAGTACCTAATGACGACGCACATTCGATGGTACACGA GAAGAAAACCCCTTCAAGTGTGTCCCCACTGTTCGAAAACATTCACTCAATCGATAACTCTGAAGATACACGCCAGGTTGCACACCCGGGAAAACTCCGTACGTGTGCAAATACTGCGACCGAGGGTTCACTCAATCCTACAATCTGACGGTGCACCTGCGAACCCAACACAACCAGATAATGGTACAGGACGCGAAGTCGACGTGCTGCCCGAGCACAAATGTCGAGTATGTAGCAAGGTCTACCGATCGGCGAAAAGTTTCCGGCTACACGAAAAGTTGCATGCCACCAGGAAACTGTTCGATTgtggtaaaaagtataacacataTGTGGCCAAATGCAAGGCTTCTAATACCGACGTGAAGGAAAAGATGTACTCGTGTAAAATCTACAGCCAAACATTCAAGCAGCAGCAAAGCGGGGTGTACCACATGAGCAACAAAAACAATCACAAACGGTTCGACAGAGGTTTTGAGAGATCTGGAGACGGACGAAGGAGAGGCAATTTGCCGAAGCTAAAATAA